In one Nicotiana sylvestris chromosome 8, ASM39365v2, whole genome shotgun sequence genomic region, the following are encoded:
- the LOC104217853 gene encoding uncharacterized protein, translating into MGVSIMAVATSKKKSVFVDGVTWGIKVKQLPFMGIMCTVMLFIVYRTTNYQYQQTEIESKLDPFYSSKDSDVDITRLNSLPRGISQPSSDLELMPLWSTSGSRSKASISSSRNLLAIAVGVKQKSNVDALVQKFLSENFTIVLFHYDGHVDGWWDLQWSKEAVHIVANNQTKWWFAKRFLHPAVVSIYDYIFLWDEDLGVKNFHPGRYLKIVKSEGLEISQPALDRNSTDIHHRITIRSKKKRFHRRVYDSRGSTKCSDESEGPPCSGFVEGMAPVFSRSAWLCAWHLIQNDLVHGWGMDMKLGYCAQGDRTKKVGVVDSEYIVHQGIQTLGGPSLKKRSNLEESVKRHDVDVRSEIRRQSTHELQIFKDRWERAVEEDKNWVDPFEASRRKRRQRLKQIRKLKIKLKDDV; encoded by the exons ATGGGGGTATCTATCATGGCGGTGGCGACATCTAAGAAAAAGAGTGTCTTTGTTGATGGG GTAACATGGGGAATAAAGGTGAAACAGCTGCCGTTTATGGGGATCATGTGTACAGTTATGTTGTTTATTGTGTATAGGACCACTAATTATCAGTATCAACAGACAGAG ATAGAGTCGAAGTTAGACCCCTTTTACTCTTCAAAG GATTCCGATGTGGATATCACACGTTTGAACAGTTTGCCTCGTGGTATTAGTCAACCAAGCTCAGATCTGGAGTTAATGCCTCTTTGGTCTACAAGTGGTTCGAGATCCAAG GCTAGCATTTCTAGCTCTCGCAACCTGTTGGCAATTGCAGTTGGTGTTAAACAAAAGAGCAATGTCGATGCTCTTGTCCAAAAG TTTCTTTCAGAGAATTTTACGATCGTCTTGTTCCACTATGATGGACATGTTGATGGCTGGTGGGACCTCCAATGGAGTAAAGAAGCCGTTCATATTGTTGCAAACAACCAAACAAAATG GTGGTTTGCGAAGCGGTTCTTACATCCTGCTGTTGTTTCTATCTACGATTACATTTTCCtttgggatgaagatttaggcGTGAAGAATTTCCACCCTGGAAG GTACCTCAAAATTGTGAAATCAGAAGGATTGGAAATTTCTCAGCCAGCCTTGGATCGGAACTCAACTGATATACATCATAGAATCACAATAAGAAGCAAGAAAAAAAGGTTCCACAG AAGAGTGTATGATAGTAGAGGTAGCACAAAATGTTCAGATGAAAGCGAAGGTCCGCCATGCAGCGG ATTTGTGGAAGGAATGGCTCCAGTCTTTTCAAGATCTGCTTGGCTGTGTGCTTGGCATCTTATACAG AATGATCTTGTTCACGGATGGGGAATGGATATGAAACTTGGTTATTGTGCACAG GGCGACCGAACCAAGAAAGTGGGAGTAGTTGATAGTGAATATATAGTCCACCAGGGCATTCAAACTTTGGGAGGGCCATCTTTGAAGAAG CGTTCAAATCTTGAAGAGTCTGTGAAG AGACACGACGTTGACGTGCGATCCGAG ATTCGAAGACAGTCAACGCATGAGCTACAAATATTTAAGGATAGGTGGGAGCGAGCTGTTGAGGAAGACAAAAACTGGGTGGATCCATTTGAAGCTAGCAGACGGAAACGTAGACAACGGCTTAAACAAATACGAAAATTAAAGATTAAGCTAAAAGACGATGTTTAA